The Lycium barbarum isolate Lr01 chromosome 12, ASM1917538v2, whole genome shotgun sequence genome includes a region encoding these proteins:
- the LOC132621377 gene encoding NAC domain-containing protein 54-like, with translation MAPVSLPPGFRFHPTDEELVVYYLKRKINAKKIELEIIPEVDLYKCEPWDLPGKSLLPSKDLEWYFFSPRDRKYPNGSRTNRATKTGYWKATGKDRKVNSQMRPVGMKKTLVYYGGRAPHGARTDWVMHEYRLDERECEVANGLQDAYALCRIIKKSLNGPKIGGHYGSATSDRSSSIDHVYSEGRYDHHDMEGSHHEYGLMPSSSPATSMAVHGSPMNMNTIGSASSDGKWMQYLSNEAFSYNNSSQPIPSYGTLPFPPPKVDIALECARLQHRFTLPPLEIQDFPQVGYVDAKIPQSNFIHQTSNQTQLASQNLINQDSWGGNSSGPVDDFSFLIPPNNNQIPHDLDSLNFMEQLKEDQNVIRSIDIGDFDHEDFKSDRMVENLRWIGMSDRDLEKTFLEGYKTVPIENVSAVQKEEYELQGENSGHNNSFNGFNETGTNNFSIGFDNSANDNSLYDGYTDGFSNSPSFEVYEKIEVNHGFFIATRQATKTFYHHVAPSRTLRIHRNVVTVHDFPIYNIEKSDSKSTITKDKTFLDNFVTRPWTTTMRTLVGMVAILQTFWVYIGECLESEEKGIKLEDKKGVYEEYCLVEKEEKKKVQDFKWDFHKQNEFPIGDKEEGKYCNVGVEKKWPNYLTLIVALSSIWLHHIIVPSF, from the exons ATGGCACCTGTTTCATTGCCCCCAGGTTTTAGGTTTCATCCCACTGATGAAGAACTTGTGGTTTAttatttgaaaagaaaaatcaatGCCAAGAAAATTGAACTTGAGATCATTCCTGAAGTTGATCTTTACAAATGTGAGCCATGGGATTTACCAG GGAAGTCCCTATTGCCTAGCAAAGATCTTGAATGGTATTTCTTCAGTCCCCGTGACCGTAAATATCCTAACGGATCGAGGACCAATCGGGCAACAAAAACTGGATATTGGAAGGCCACCGGAAAGGACAGGAAAGTAAATTCACAGATGAGGCCTGTGGGGATGAAGAAAACATTGGTGTATTATGGAGGGAGAGCACCTCATGGAGCTCGAACTGATTGGGTTATGCATGAATATCGATTAGACGAACGAGAATGTGAAGTTGCAAATGGCTTGCAG GATGCTTATGCACTTTGCCGTATAATCAAGAAGAGTTTGAACGGTCCGAAAATTGGGGGCCATTATGGTAGCGCAACAAGTGATAGATCCTCTAGCATTGATCATGTTTATTCTGAGGGAAGATATGATCATCATGATATGGAGGGCTCTCATCATGAGTATGGATTAATGCCATCATCATCGCCAGCTACATCCATGGCTGTACATGGCTCTCCTATGAATATGAATACTATTGGTTCTGCTTCAAGTGATGGTAAATGGATGCAATATTTGTCGAATGAAGCTTTTAGTTACAACAACAGTAGTCAGCCCATTCCAAGTTACGGAACTTTGCCATTTCCCCCACCCAAG GTTGATATAGCATTAGAGTGTGCAAGGTTGCAGCATAGGTTCACATTACCTCCATTGGAGATTCAAGACTTCCCTCAAGTTGGCTATGTTGATGCTAAGATTCCTCAATCAAATTTTATCCATCAAACCTCAAACCAAACCCAATTAGCTTCACAAAATCTAATCAATCAAGACTCATGGGGTGGAAATTCAAGTGGTCCCGTTGATGACTTCTCTTTTCTAATTCCTCCTAATAATAACCAAATCCCTCATGACTTGGATTCACTCAATTTCATGGAACAATTGAAGGAAGATCAGAATGTAATTAGGTCCATTGATATTGGAGATTTTGATCACGAGGACTTCAAATCTGATCGAATGGTGGAAAATTTGAGATGGATAGGAATGTCAGACAGGGATCTTGAGAAG ACATTTCTGGAGGGTTATAAAACTGTTCCAATAGAAAATGTTTCAGCCGTCCAGAAAGAAGAATATGAGCTTCAAG GTGAAAACAGTGGTCACAACAACAGCTTCAATGGATTCAATGAAACTGGAACAAACAACTTCTCTATAGGATTTGACAACAGTGCAAATGACAACTCGTTATATGACGGATACACTGATGGTTTTTCGAATTCCCCAAGCTTTGAAGTGTATGAAAAAATTGAAGTGAATCATGGGTTTTTTATAGCTACCAGGCAAGCAACCAAGACATTCTATCATCACGTGGCACCTTCTAGGACACTTAGGATTCATAGAAACGTAGTAACAGTCCATGACTTTCCTATATATAATATAGAAAAATCAGATTCAAAAAGTACTATTACTAAAGATAAAACATTTCTTGATAATTTTGTCACAAGACCATGGACAACAACTATGAGAACTTTGGTGGGTATGGTTGCAATTTTACAAACTTTTTGGGTCTACATTGGTGAATGCTTGGAATCGGAGGAAAAAGGTATCAAATTAGAAGACAAGAAGGGTGTCTATGAAGAATATTGCTTAGTAgaaaaggaggagaagaagaaagttCAAGATTTTAAATGggattttcataagcaaaatgaaTTCCCAATTGGTGACAAAGAAGAAGGGAAATATTGCAATGTGGGTGTGGAAAAGAAATGGCCTAATTATCTCACACTTATAGTAGCTCTTTCTAGCATTTGGTTGCACCATATAATTGTCCCTTcattttga
- the LOC132621374 gene encoding pentatricopeptide repeat-containing protein At1g06710, mitochondrial yields the protein MTIKLFFKYALPHSLSTCFLFHPLKISSRFICNKNTLDKLVDPQLKFQENDQYFPQEEEKKLKESSFSVQELGFLQDSILGSVNSKTKTGKFPDNDALLVINAVRNCNDGFGDRTEKALRQFREKLNPGLVVDVLRNIHNPELGVKFFKWAGRQIGYVHNVSVYDALLDAIGCDANNGLPEHFVHDIGKDDREVLEKLLNVLIRKCCKNGLWNLALQELESLKGSGYKPSGATYNALLQVFLQVNNLETASLIYKEMSALNFKMDKQTINSFTRSLCKVGKWREALDLIDKEEFVPDTVIYTNMISGLCEGSFFEEAMNFLNLMRTNSCIPNRVTYQVLLCALLNGRKLGWVKRVLNLMISEGCYPGQKIFNSLVHAYCISGDYWYAYKLLKKMEGCGCQPGYVVYNILIGGICGNEELPTKDVLELAENVYSEMLTAGLVLNKVNVANFARCLCACGKYEDAFSVIKEMMHKGFVPDASTYSKVIGFLCNASKVDKAFLLFQEMKQNGIVPDVYTYTILIDSFCKSGLIQQARNWFNEMIEKGCTPNVVTYTAIIHAYLKQRKISDANELFESMLMQGCIPNIVTFTALIDGYCKAGHIEKACQIYARMKGSLDTPEVDLYFKVDLDDGNKEPSVVTYGAMVDGLCKAHKVKEARNLLDVMLAEGCEPNHIVYDALIDGLCKVGKLDDAQEIFAKMSECGYSPSVYTYSSLIDRLFKDKRLDLAVKVLSKMLESSCPPNVVIYTEMVDGLCKVGKIDEAYKLMLMMEEKGCHPNVVTYTAMMDGFGKAGKVDKCLELIKRMGNKGCAPNYITYSVAIKHCCAAGLLDDALQLLEEMKQISWPKHMASHLKVIEGFRRDYLISLGLLEDMSSNNFVPIVSVYRLLIDSYQKAGRLEFAVELLKEISSSSPFPHLDKKMYSSLIECLSASNKLDLAFELYVDMIKKGAVPELTDFVNLIKGLISVNKWENALELSESLYYMLHASKSTTIQLL from the coding sequence ATGACCATAAAGCTCTTCTTCAAGTATGCTCTTCCTCACTCACTTTCCACTTGTTTTCTTTTTCATCCATTGAAAATATCTTCAAGATTCATATGCAACAAGAATACCCTTGATAAATTGGTAGACCCACAGTTGAAATTCCAAGAAAATGACCAATATTTTccacaagaagaagaaaagaagttAAAAGAATCATCTTTTTCAGTTCAAGAATTGGGTTTCTTGCAAGATTCAATCTTGGGTTCAGTTAACTCCAAAACTAAGACTGGTAAGTTTCCGGATAATGATGCTTTATTGGTTATAAATGCTGTTAGGAACTGTAATGATGGGTTTGGAGATAGAACTGAGAAAGCACTTAGGCAGTTTAGAGAGAAACTCAACCCTGGTTTAGTAGTTGATGTTTTGAGAAATATACATAACCCTGAATTAGGTGTGAAGTTTTTTAAGTGGGCTGGTAGACAAATTGGTTATGTGCATAATGTATCTGTTTATGATGCTTTATTGGATGCAATAGGATGTGATGCAAACAATGGTCTACCAGAACATTTTGTTCATGATATAGGAAAAGATGATAGGGAAGTGCTTGAAAAGTTGCTTAATGTGTTGATAAGGAAGTGTTGCAAGAATGGGTTGTGGAATTTAGCACTACAGGAGCTAGAGAGTCTCAAGGGTTCCGGTTACAAGCCCTCGGGGGCGACTTATAATGCATTGCTTCAGGTGTTTCTACAAGTAAATAACTTGGAGACTGCATCTTTAATATACAAGGAGATGTCGGCATTGAATTTTAAGATGGATAAGCAAACGATTAATAGCTTTACACGATCGTTGTGCAAAGTGGGTAAATGGAGAGAAGCCCTTGATTTAATTGACAAGGAAGAGTTTGTCCCTGATACAGTTATTTATACTAATATGATTTCAGGATTATGTGAAGGTTCCTTCTTTGAAGAAGCAATGAATTTTCTCAACTTAATGCGGACTAATTCGTGTATTCCTAATCGTGTAACATATCAAGTTTTGCTTTGTGCATTATTAAACGGGAGAAAACTTGGTTGGGTCAAGAGGGTTCTGAATCTTATGATTTCAGAAGGTTGTTATCCAGGTCAGAAAATATTTAATTCTCTTGTACATGCATATTGCATATCAGGAGATTACTGGTATGCCTACAAATTGCTCAAAAAAATGGAAGGCTGTGGCTGTCAGCCAGGATACGTAGTTTACAACATATTGATTGGTGGTATTTGTGGCAATGAGGAGTTACCAACCAAGGATGTACTAGAATTGGCTGAAAATGTGTATAGTGAAATGCTGACTGCAGGACTAGTATTGAATAAAGTCAATGTGGCCAATTTTGCTCGATGCCTCTGTGCGTGTGGAAAATATGAGGACGCTTTTAGTGTTATTAAGGAAATGATGCATAAAGGTTTTGTACCTGATGCCAGTACATACTCGAAAGTGATTGGTTTTCTTTGTAATGCCTCCAAAGTGGACAAGGCATTCCTGTTGTTCCAAGAAATGAAGCAAAATGGAATTGTTCCAGATGTTTACACTTACACAATTTTGATTGATAGCTTTTGTAAATCTGGCCTTATTCAACAGGCTCGTAATTGGTTCAATGAAATGATTGAAAAGGGTTGTACTCCTAATGTAGTGACTTATACAGCTATTATCCATGCTTACCTCAAGCAAAGGAAAATTTCAGATGCAAATGAGCTCTTTGAATCAATGTTAATGCAAGGATGCATCCCAAATATTGTCACTTTCACTGCTTTGATTGATGGATACTGTAAAGCTGGACACATAGAGAAGGCTTGCCAGATCTATGCAAGAATGAAGGGGAGTTTAGATACCCCTGAAGTAGATTTGTACTTCAAGGTTGATCTTGATGATGGTAATAAGGAGCCAAGTGTTGTTACATATGGAGCTATGGTTGATGGTTTGTGCAAAGCACACAAGGTGAAAGAAGCTCGCAATCTTTTGGATGTCATGTTAGCAGAAGGATGCGAGCCAAATCATATTGTTTATGATGCATTAATCGATGGGCTCTGCAAGGTTGGTAAGCTAGATGATGCACAGGAGATATTTGCTAAAATGTCAGAGTGTGGATATAGTCCGAGCGTTTACACCTACAGCTCTCTCATTGATAGGCTATTTAAGGATAAACGTTTGGATCTTGCTGTAAAAGTCTTGTCTAAAATGCTCGAGAGTTCTTGCCCCCCAAATGTTGTTATATACACAGAGATGGTAGATGGCCTTTGTAAAGTTGGTAAAATAGATGAAGCTTATAAACTAATGTTGATGATGGAAGAAAAGGGTTGTCATCCAAATGTTGTGACCTATACTGCAATGATGGATGGATTTGGCAAAGCTGGAAAAGTGGATAAATGTCTTGAACTCATCAAGAGGATGGGTAATAAGGGTTGTGCGCCAAATTACATAACCTATTCAGTTGCAATAAAGCATTGTTGTGCTGCAGGACTTTTGGATGATGCTCTCCAACTCCTAGAGGAAATGAAACAAATAAGTTGGCCGAAACACATGGCCAGCCATCTTAAGGTTATTGAAGGCTTCAGACGAGACTACTTAATCAGTCTGGGTCTATTAGAGGACATGAGCAGTAACAATTTCGTTCCAATTGTTTCAGTTTATAGGCTTCTAATTGATAGCTATCAAAAAGCTGGAAGACTTGAATTTGCCGTTGAGCTACTTAAAGAGATATCATCATCTTCACCATTTCCACATCTTGATAAGAAAATGTACTCTTCTTTGATTGAGTGCCTTTCTGCTTCAAACAAACTTGATCTGGCATTTGAATTATACGTGGACATGATAAAGAAAGGTGCAGTTCCGGAGCTGACGGACTTTGTTAACCTCATTAAGGGTTTAATAAGTGTGAATAAATGGGAGAATGCACTTGAACTCTCTGAGAGTTTGTATTACATGTTACATGCATCGAAATCAACCACCATTCAGCTCCTTTAG